DNA from Plasmodium yoelii strain 17X genome assembly, chromosome: 13:
AGAGTTAACAAGtaagaattaaataaagaaaaaaaaatatatatatgaaaatttatGATTAAAACAAATCATAACTActagaatatatttttatttattttacataagttttaaatataaaattttttttataatttttgtataaattatatatatatatatatataggatATTTTTGCGCAAAAAAGTTTTTTcttaaaatggaaaaaaaaaacatcattatatattaaatgcgtgaataaaaaaaaaaaaaagaacaaaaattaaggagacttatatatttgtataaaaattcgtttttgttcatattttatgCAAAGTGTATATAACGCAAAAACATATTTGAGATTtcttattaattatatatcattaatatatataaatatatatacatataatacatattatacattatatacatatagcTTAATGACTATATAAGCACATTACGCATGcatataaaagtatattagaGAAATTAAAGgaattgtatatttatttacacatatatttaatgattgtatttttttttattatatacaatatatttgccttaattaaaaaattatgtacatgcatatatcatatattttttcagaCGTGTTCTATAatacacattttatttaaatattatatgtatgtcATAGttgtttatttaaatttcaTTCAAATCTATGAAaagttgtatatattttttttttttttatcatagatatttttaaatctttttaatattagctacacattatttataattaaataaaagcTTTGAGCTTTacaaaattatgtataataaattaatatatgtgtattttatttaagtTATTTAGTAcaaaatttaacaaaaattgttaatttttttattaaattattttctagaTATTCGAAAAACATTTTAAAGATTTAACATTaagattatatatatacgagCAATTAGTGCCAAGGCCGCatcaaaacaaaaaaaacagtGCATGCTAGTTAAGCTACAAGTTAAGTAGACAAAATAAAACTAGCAggcatatattttattataggGTATTTTAGGAGGAAACTAATATTCAAGAGATAACAAGGTGACCATTTGCACGttaaaaaagttaaataTTGAGAAGTTTATCCTTGTCCCTATCCTATCCTATCCTTatccctttttttttcttcttttttctttttctttcttttacTCCCAATTTGTGACAATTGCACACATATGTAATGTACATGTAcatgtatatgtatttatatttcttattttttattttattttatttttttttttttcagagtGCGCAATAAGACAAAAGATAGAACAAGCAAATGATAGCAGATCCTAGTATGTTATGGTTGGTCATCGCTAGTGGAGTCGCATGTTTTTTTATGGCATTTGTAACCGGAGCAAATGATATAGCAAATACATTTAGTACTTCTATTGGAGCAAAATCTTTAACTATAAAAAAAGCATTATTAATTGCGTTTTTTTTTGAAGCATTAGGGGCTTCTTTATTAGGTGGAACAGTAACAGATTCAATTCGttctaaaataataaattttgaagCATTTTACAATGCACCagaatttttaatgttaGGTATGTTTAGTGCCCTCGTGGGTGCTAGTTTGTGGCTAGCTATAGCAACTTGTTTGGGATTACCTGTATCTACAACACATAGTATTGTAGGGGCTTTACTTGGTTTTGGATTATCAGCAGGTCATGCTGATTCAATAAAATGGGCAAAAATTCAAAGTATTGTTATATCTTGGTTTGCAGCCCCATTATTAGCAGGAAGTTGTTCAGCTATAGCTTTTAGTACAATGAGAAGTTTAatattaagaaaaaaaaactcaTTTGagataattaaaaaatggtattggatattaatttttcttataaCCCTCCCTTTTAGTGTATTTTTAGTATATCAAAATCCGATAGTATTAAACACAAAGTGTAGAATGAAACAAGgtaataaaattgtatatgcATCACCTTGTTATCTTCAAGATTGGAGCTCAGGACATGTAATTTATGCAACCTTAATATCTATAAccttatcattattattgacTGGAATTGgttcaatatttatatatatagtatataacAAAAGATTAAagtgttataattttagaaaaagatTATTTGAGGATCAATATATGAATGATATAGAACAAAATGTAAAACCGAATACAACATGTAATGGAAATAATAGTAGTTTAAATTCGGTTGCATCTAATGAAACACAAATACCACGTTTAAGAGATCAAACAAATAAAggtaataatgataataatgaacaaaTTGAAGTATCAAAAGgtgaattaaataataaatcaggtacaaaaaatgatattgaACAAAATGTGATAGAAACATTTGATCAAGATACTGAAATTGTTTTTGCAACTTTACAAATTATAAGTGCTATTTTAGGAGTAATAGCACAAAGTGCTAATGATACAGCTAATGCTATAGGACCATTTGCTGCTGtatttaatacatataattcAGGAATTAGAGAAAAAATCAAAGTACAAtggtatatattattatttggtGGTTTATCAATGTCTTTAGGTTTATCTATATTAGGATATAGAGTTATCAAAACAGTTGGAATGAAACTTATTAAAATAACACCGTCTCGAGGTTTTACTATTGAATTAATATCAGGCCTagttgttttattttttagtattTGTGGTATCCCATTAAGTTCAACACATTGTGCTGTGTCAAGTGTGATTGGGCTTGGGTTAGTCGAAGCAAGAATatttgaaaatgataaaaatggtaaTACCGATAAGGATGTATCTAATGGGCAAAGCAATGCAAATAATGTGGCTGTAAAAAAAAGGTCATTATGCCCATTTTCCTATTTAAATACATCATGTGTAAATTTAAAACTATTCAGAACCATCTTTTTGTCATGGATCATCACTGTATCTTTTTCCGGTAAGGATTGACGCCCTATTGCACACGTTCACTATTGCACCACTTTCAATTTTCACCACTTTCACTATTGCACCACTTTCAATTTTCACACTTTCAATTTCCACCATTCCAACTTTACAGCTTCCGTAACTGCAGCCATTTTTTCATTCGCGGCTTATACCCCATCCTATGTAATTATGAGAAATCCTTAAAACGAATTTCTTTTCATTATATGTGAGTTTGTGTAGTATGACATAGGATGAGAACTTTCCTTAGTTCTGTAACATTATTGTCTCAAtttgaattttattattattttcgatttaaaattatttttatgattctATACTTATGCATATATAGAGAAAAGACaactatttttaattttctatGAAGGAATGAAACTATTCAGCAAGCAACATATGTGCATGTACATCACTAagtaattgttttttttagtttCAAATTAACATAAAGATTTGGAACTACGAATTGTATTATCTAATTCATTACCTATATTATGcccatatattatatatgtgggattattttataataaatacaatttatgcattttttttttttttttcacaccAATATAAAATGTTCTTTTATTtgctatattatatatatatatatattttttgaatgcTTTGCTCACATTGGTGGggtgaaaaaaatacatataatttaattatatatgattTACCTTTGTACAATTaattaatacataaatttattcgTGAGGGAAAGAGAAACATTATAacttcatatataaataaaataatgattgaattatattttttcaaatattacatattatgaaaagaaatatatttatatatagaaattattttaaacaacttttaatataattcgtatatttattatttttttttaaataatccAAAGATTTGCTTTATTAATACGTATACatgtaatatgtatatgtatatgtatatacctCTTTATTTTAAacactttatatttttttatatgtagtTGTATGGTTATATATTGCACACATAAATGTTTATTTAGGCtaagcatataaatatgcCTAAGAAGGTACATAAAATTGTCACctttttggaaaaaaaataagacttaaaaatatttagcCTGCTTTTAATTACACACACATAATTAATGagatattaaattatttaaagggtactattttataattgtcaaaatttaagtatatatttatttcttaaGTTGGATTGATTTGCTACtgtttgttatttatattaacatGATAAATAAGAAAAACAGCCAAAATAAAACGACATGTATAAAAAGTGAACATATAAAATGACCATATAAAGTAAGCATATAAAGTAAGCATATAAAGTAAGCATATAAAATGAGCATATAAAATGAGCATATAAAATGAGCATATAAAATGAGCATATAAAATGAGCATATAAAATGAGCATATTattgatattttaaaaaaaaataaaatttttgacTTAGCCTCAAGTTCtacaataataaataataattcaaaacaatcaaattattatattaacattttataattatttttcagattaaataaatatgaataaaagcGCAGTAAAATTTTATCgttataaataaatcaaaactatatattatatatgcattaaatataaataaattttaagggtaaaatatatataaaatataataaattaataattaacAAATCAACTAAGAATTGATCACGTAGCCTTCGTGGCGCAATTGGATAGCGCGTTGGACTTCTAATCCAAAGGTTGCGGGTTCGAATCCCGCCGGAGGTacttataataatataagttttttaactaacaaaaaataagaaaaaataatcaatTTTTGACATCCTTTTTTTTcgttataaataataacatgaaatataaatttacaaTTTTGTTTAATTAAAAGCGCTCTATATTTTACGACGTTTTATTCAAGGGAATATATATCAccctttattttataattgactttatatttttttaatggtAAATATTATACACTTTAATTTGAGggatgaaaaattattttaattttactatttaaaaaaatttatgcatattgaatatatatgcttttccaaatatatagttcatttttatttttttaaaaatatgtaaaatatataatattaaatgtaCATACACAtggtatattttataatatttgagaaaaaaaactaaaaaaaaaaaaatttacattCCTTCTCGAACGTCATGTGTCATCCTTGCGCAGGGGCCATGCTAATCTTCTCTGTATCGTTCCAATTTTAGCAAACGGCATCTCCGTAGAGAGCCAATAACATTGTATAACTCGAAGTATGCgcatatgtaaaaaaaaagtaaaaatggTTACTCATAAAATTGCCCCCATAAAATGAATAGTGCATATTGGCatgttatataattttttttttaattaaacatttttaCAGAAAAACTTGCCAAATAAATTAACTATACATACataatacatacatatatatatatatttttttttttttttttggtataCAATTTAGTACAATTTTAGCTAAATAATACGAAAGtattttgttcttttttgttttaaaaaaagtggTAAAATAATGCCAATTTTCTTTAAACATTATGAGTGTAGTTGGATAGTATTACATTTGCGTCAagtagaaaataatattttatagtacaaacacaaaataaaattaacattACATTTGTTTGTTTTAGTTTTTtctcaaattataaaaacgGATTAAAATGGTCATTAGCCGCTTGCCATATTCATGGGAAGCACACCCTTgaccttttttatttatttaagcGTTATTTAAGCGTTATTTAAGCGTTATTTATTTAGggtatcattttattttcattttattttattttatttcatttttatatatatttattcattcattTGTGAGTTTATAATTACagtttaattaaaaataaaaaaacaaaaaaggaAACAATAGTTCTCGATATATAAGTGTGtgcaatgtatatacattattcATGCAATTATATCAACATTTCTTAACTCTTTATAACGTAATAATCGAAATAGCATAAAACTTATAGCAAACTAAGGAATTTGTTGGTCTAactcttttttttaaagaaattgaaaaatagccatatttttttatatttttattctcatGACATATACCGCaattatcataaataattatacattttacatTCTATATGTGGATGGTCTTGTTGGTgcatattttcttttaaattcTTTTGCTAAGGTTGGTAAATGTAAAGCAGGAAATCTTAGTCTTTTCTTTAGCAACTGTTTAATATGTGGTCTTTTAGCATGTTCCATGCTTATCTCGGATATTCTAATTATACTAATAGATGATGCTCTAGCTCTATGCCTTCCAGCCATTTCTGAATATAATTGAGCAATAGCTCCTTCTTTAGTTGTATCTCTAAATTCTTTGTACATATTATGTGTACCTGTTCTACTGTCATATCTTAATAATACACCATATGTCTTAGCACGTAATGGATTTTTTTCTCTGATTTGTTCACAAGCTAATAATTCAccatttgatttttttagtTTATGTATTTTCTTCATAAAATACCAGAATCGAGATTTTGCATTTGTGTCATTTTTTGCAAAAATACACATTCTATAAACATTGGGGTTTGGGTCTTTATCTGTTGGTGTTGCTCTTCCAACAACGTGGTATTGAAAAATCTGTTAAgcgataaaaaaaaaaaaaaaaaaaaaaatatatatatatattattaacaaatgaATATACAAACATACGATTGATCGTTTCAAACTAGTATAGTATAGTATGGTAATTAGCAATATACGCaatatttgtataaaaaaGAAGGGAATGTGgggaaaatgaaaaaatcaaaaaacaacataattttgtatatccTTGGAACAAATCaacattatattataaacatattatttctcgtgtaaaaattatatactaaAAATTTCTTATTCTTCTacttacatttatttttaatgatttATCTTTATTGTTATCCATTTTTGCGGTCAAATTAGTGTACTATAAAGTGAGGgtagggaaaaaaaaataataatgataatgacgATAATAATGACGataataatgacaataataatgacaataatGACAAATGTAATAGGCTCTTAATCTatgtaatataaattatttaattcataaatttttatggccatgaaaaaaaaacatattaacATAAAGgcacatataataattacatATACAGACAATACTTATATACAAAAagcatataatatacatatatatttttttgcttatttttttagtgatattcaattttttattaatgaattttccaaaaaacaaacaagataaaataaacagTCATCACATATTTTATAGTTATATATCAAACTTATTAACATATAGTATTGGAggtgaaaatataaataatataaaatcatGTAAAATTaggtattattttattactgTTAAAAAGGGATTGGCTTAATAACTCTCGAATTATGCTATtcgtttatttatttttaataaaaagattattttttctttttttttcttttttttcttttttttttctttttttttttcttttttttatttttattcttttttaaaattttttttttattttcttcaatagttatatatgtaataatttgGGAAACCAAACAAATTCGAAAATTTTGAattatacattattttttttttttcatgtttgttgtttataatatgcatatatatatgtatgtatgtaccAATCctaatgtataaaaaaagaacttagtatatatatatatatgggctttataatatatcttaataagtttttaatttattgttTGTATATTATTCCGAAGAAAAAAGGGAATTGTCgaaatatataagaatatatagcataataatatatatattgtacttttttcctttttgCACTATGTTATAATATCTTCAGGTATATTTCAgggtatatattattatattatatatatatacatacataattatatggataattttttttaatttgatttGTGCGTTTAGTAGTTATACAATAAAAGGGgttacatattatatatatattatattaccAATGTAGATAAGAATACTTAgtgtatgtttttttttcccctCAATAAAACgacttattttttatgttaatatataaaaagaacATGTTTTGCCAAAAATATTGGATAGAAAAaaatttcattaaatattattaaattttatatgctatatttatgtaagtataataatatatatatatatatatatatgtaaattatttattttcaattattttatttggtaCATAGGTAACTTTGTTTATTttgcatattattataagcATATAACTTATTTTCGTGTGCTTTTAAATTAAACAAGtttatgtaaaatatatatccatatgttaaaaaaaaaaaaaaatattattatattatagcTAATTAAGTTAGGATACTTTTATGGATAactatacataaatttattatatttatatatattaatttttttatttcaaaatttatatttaaaataaatattattttatttcataatatTATAGTTATGATTAtttgattatttaaaataatataaatattatattgatTTAAGTAACTTTTATAAAGTTCTTTATTCCTTTATCataaaacattatttttttataataaatagttGATAAATATggtaagtatatattttgtttattttacaaaatcatataatatataaaacgtATGTAACCAGATCTATATAAAtgtttcataaaatatataccaTTAAATTATACATAAAAGTCATTTAGTTACAAATgcgttaattttatatataattaatgggaatatatattgaaaaaacgcaaaaaaaaaaaaaaaaaatatatatatatatgtatgcatagaAGGTTATTTTCCCTAATAATGGGTATCCTTCCTTATGGAAAATAAtatcataaatttttttttttttttttttttttaagggTATTGATCTTAAAAATGTTGgtagaataaaaaaacatggaAGAAAAAACCTGGTTTCCAAAAACCCATACCTTAGGTTATTAGTAAAGTTGTACCGATTTTTAGCTAGAAGAACTGATGTCAActttaacaaaataattgCCAAAAGGCTTATTATGCCTAAACGTTTTAGACCCCCATTGTCATTATCAAAATTACAACAACATATGTCAAACAACCAAAATAGTGTAGCTGTCGTTGTTGGATCAATAACAGGTaataatttcatatataaaatattttattcacatatatattatgtatatttatttgtatatacgTATATTGGCGAAATATACATGATGATTAAGTTTCTACGAATCACGACGGTCTTCTGACATATAATAGATGGAGATGGTAGAACGTTCTGACCATATTTTCCGCACAAAATACtcttaaatatttatgatatatctATCTTACTAATCTATACTTTAATAATATCTTGAATAAATGTGTATAAAAATGtctcatattatttaaaatatgtgaATTTTCATATGTTTTGTAAAATGGAGAAATATATGTGACATTATAGTTTTACAATGATCAatattattcatttattttcttttctttaATATATCCTTTATTTATAGATGACAAAAGATTATTCAGTTGTAGAAATATGAAGGTTTGTGCATTGAGATTTACCGAAACCGCTAGAAAAAGAATTGTCGATGCAGGAGGAGAATGCTTAACATTTGATCAATTAGCTTTGAGATATCCAACTGGAAAAGACTGCATACTTTTAAGAGGTCCAACAAAAGCAAGAACTGCTGAAAAACATTTTGGCAGTGCTCCAGGTAGACCCAAATCAAAAGCTAGACCATATGTTCGTTCAAAGGGAAGAAAATTTGAAAAAGCTCGAGGAAGAAGAAAATCTAGAGCATACAAGAAATAATCAAATTATGAATTCGTATGTAatcataaaattaatatctCATTTTTCTGtgatatatacatatgtataactatatatattaacgttcgattttttttattaatgcATAAACAATACTACTACTTATTCTACATAACTTTTTACCATTTAAACTTATAAAagcattttaaaatattaattataccaataaaaataaagctatatatatatcataaaaggaaaatatacATGAAACAATAAATTATGTTTCAAATCTTATAAAAATCAAACATTACCAGTGTTGTGTGTAAATGGaataaattatttcattGAGATAAagtattgtatatattatatgtttttttgtgcttatttaacaaattttaattaaaggGGCGGGGGAATATCCTTATCGaatatatgaacaaataAGCCCAATGAATAAagatatttaatttaaaatttatgtagaaatatatttttaataatgaatatatgaTAAGAGATAATTGTTATATGATGtagatattatatttattttactcATAGTATTagcatattatatttgtataagAATTTAAATATAAGCAATAAGAAATATGGTTATTCCAAgacattatttataaaatataacaattgTAAACAAAATCGGAAAATaacatttaaaattaaaatttttttttttttttcttattctGGAGACAGTGTGatgttgtatatatttaatttttatcaacagaataaaaataggacaaataaaaaaatgaaaaaatgagTATAGATCatgtaaatattaatttcaagctaattaaaaaattattataaaattattaacacaCAAATTTGTTATAAATTAGCTAAGtaggataaaaaaaaagttgtaCAGGCTAAAGAATCATAAAACGTATTAAgcataatatatgtatggaTATTTGCTAGCTTGTTcaggtttttttttttttttttttttaagtatttATTTTGGCTGTTTAATATGACAATTAATGTGTAgggttatataaaaatgttgtagattaaaaaaaaatatgaactgTTCATGTGTGTGGTATAgtgtgcatttttttttgggaGAAGAAGGGAGAATTATACTAAATGgaatttatcattttaaataaattttttccattaaaaataataaaaaattttcctAGACACTATATACTTTGTTTTATATGtcaattttaaaatataaacctgattattattaattaaaagaaaaatatatataaatacatgtgtgcatatattaaatgtgtttattattataacataCAAAATGTAGTATACTTTATGGCTTTGTTTCCGTTTGTCTACATTTTGttcccatttttttcatcattataaaaaattaaaaataaatatttttatcttccTTCATTTTATAGgaagatatatttaataattttgaattatatatttgcttTTTCAATTTGGGTTATTTGAAAGAGGTGGCAGTTGTAGGCTGATTATAAATGTTACaactaataaaaaaatcaaaatttccaacatgaataaaaaaaacaatggAAAAAGTAAATCGGGGGAAGAAATTGTTAAGAATAAAATTCCTAACGAAATGAATAGCACAGAAAGTAATAGTACCACCAAAACATGCAATACTAAGAATATAACTAATAAATCAAGTATTGGAAAAACTTATGATATTAGCTCTTACAATCTACATAAATATAGTACTCCTGAAACAGTAATTCCAAATGAGcataatatgataaatacCTATTCTTATGATAAGGATTATGCAGCGAATGTACCAAAACAAAACACATTACCTTATTCTTACAATAATACCACCCACAATTATAATAAGTATCAATCTAATTGTCCAAATAACCTACCAAATAATTATTACCCCAATTCAAATGGTAGTCCTTacttaaatgaaaaatatggtTTGTATATTAACGGGAGTaacgataaaaataatgcttATAACTCATATACAAACCCTGCATGTAATATTTCAAACCAACAAAATGGCAAATATTCGTATATGAAACAAATGTCACATAATTACCCAAATATTATTAACTTATCTGATAAGCATCGTCGCAGAAGTGAAAATCGTCATTTATTttcaacaaaaaatatattgccTCCAAAATATAGTAGATATAGAAAAATGAATGAAGAAGGACTTTATATGAatgcatacaattttaatcCCAATCCAAATCCCAACTCTTATGGTTATCAAAATGCTATTAATTTTCCATTGGAAAGGAATGAATATAATTCGTTATGTCACCCAGGATATTCAAATTATCGTGATGAATATccacatataaataattttaagttTAGAAATATTCCTCgagaattttattatttaagaAACGATGAGCAAGAAGATGATGAGTGTCCTTATTTAAAAAGAGGGATTGGTTGTTCTTTAGGTGATTGTAAATCAGGATTAGATAAATGTTCGTCTAAACCcgaatatgaatatataattcaagGACCAAATTTTTCACATATAATTGATAATAAATCTTCCCAAAGATGTGATGTGTTCAAAAAAGTAACATTAAAAGTAGGAACATATTTAGACAATGCTGTAAATATAGTGATAGATATGTTAGAGAATTCATATAAATCTATAGCAAAGAATAATAATACCAACGTTTACGATTTATACCCGTTTTATAACCCAGATCCAGATTATACTAGAAAAGAACGACCAACATTAAAAACTGGACACAATTTacttgataaaataaattccGCATTAGATGGATCTACATtagaaaaacataaaaagCTTCCAAAAAATTTTGGGCGAATTGCCGTTCCTAAAACACAAGAAACAGGTAGTATGGTTGTAGATGGGATAAATAGTATGCtagataatttattaaatgagCCTATGTCTTATCAAAAATACGATT
Protein-coding regions in this window:
- a CDS encoding eukaryotic ribosomal protein L18 produces the protein MGIDLKNVGRIKKHGRKNLVSKNPYLRLLVKLYRFLARRTDVNFNKIIAKRLIMPKRFRPPLSLSKLQQHMSNNQNSVAVVVGSITDDKRLFSCRNMKVCALRFTETARKRIVDAGGECLTFDQLALRYPTGKDCILLRGPTKARTAEKHFGSAPGRPKSKARPYVRSKGRKFEKARGRRKSRAYKK
- a CDS encoding ribosomal L18ae protein, which gives rise to MDNNKDKSLKINIFQYHVVGRATPTDKDPNPNVYRMCIFAKNDTNAKSRFWYFMKKIHKLKKSNGELLACEQIREKNPLRAKTYGVLLRYDSRTGTHNMYKEFRDTTKEGAIAQLYSEMAGRHRARASSISIIRISEISMEHAKRPHIKQLLKKRLRFPALHLPTLAKEFKRKYAPTRPSTYRM
- a CDS encoding solute carrier 20, member 1, translating into MIADPSMLWLVIASGVACFFMAFVTGANDIANTFSTSIGAKSLTIKKALLIAFFFEALGASLLGGTVTDSIRSKIINFEAFYNAPEFLMLGMFSALVGASLWLAIATCLGLPVSTTHSIVGALLGFGLSAGHADSIKWAKIQSIVISWFAAPLLAGSCSAIAFSTMRSLILRKKNSFEIIKKWYWILIFLITLPFSVFLVYQNPIVLNTKCRMKQGNKIVYASPCYLQDWSSGHVIYATLISITLSLLLTGIGSIFIYIVYNKRLKCYNFRKRLFEDQYMNDIEQNVKPNTTCNGNNSSLNSVASNETQIPRLRDQTNKGNNDNNEQIEVSKGELNNKSGTKNDIEQNVIETFDQDTEIVFATLQIISAILGVIAQSANDTANAIGPFAAVFNTYNSGIREKIKVQWYILLFGGLSMSLGLSILGYRVIKTVGMKLIKITPSRGFTIELISGLVVLFFSICGIPLSSTHCAVSSVIGLGLVEARIFENDKNGNTDKDVSNGQSNANNVAVKKRSLCPFSYLNTSCVNLKLFRTIFLSWIITVSFSASVTAAIFSFAAYTPSYVIMRNP
- a CDS encoding inner membrane complex suture component, putative; amino-acid sequence: MNKKNNGKSKSGEEIVKNKIPNEMNSTESNSTTKTCNTKNITNKSSIGKTYDISSYNLHKYSTPETVIPNEHNMINTYSYDKDYAANVPKQNTLPYSYNNTTHNYNKYQSNCPNNLPNNYYPNSNGSPYLNEKYGLYINGSNDKNNAYNSYTNPACNISNQQNGKYSYMKQMSHNYPNIINLSDKHRRRSENRHLFSTKNILPPKYSRYRKMNEEGLYMNAYNFNPNPNPNSYGYQNAINFPLERNEYNSLCHPGYSNYRDEYPHINNFKFRNIPREFYYLRNDEQEDDECPYLKRGIGCSLGDCKSGLDKCSSKPEYEYIIQGPNFSHIIDNKSSQRCDVFKKVTLKVGTYLDNAVNIVIDMLENSYKSIAKNNNTNVYDLYPFYNPDPDYTRKERPTLKTGHNLLDKINSALDGSTLEKHKKLPKNFGRIAVPKTQETGSMVVDGINSMLDNLLNEPMSYQKYDYYSDKYNNVKDVNEKPL